The following proteins come from a genomic window of Eulemur rufifrons isolate Redbay chromosome 24, OSU_ERuf_1, whole genome shotgun sequence:
- the TEX101 gene encoding testis-expressed protein 101, whose amino-acid sequence MGTCHIQGLLFLFLLGASSLACTYQGLYCHKGVSINIEEDPTNAFNWTTEKFETCNNGTVCQETVLMIKAENKTAVLATKGCESGGMEIITFVQLTPPPGLVAISYSNYCEDPLCNNKENMSQFWNLGETSVSTRSTTLHCPTCVALGNCSSAPSLPCPSGTTRCYAGELEITGGGIESSVEVKGCTAMTGCRLTASILTVGPMLVKEICPNQLLTQPRKAENGATYLPISVWSLHLLLPLLLESFVHFS is encoded by the exons ATGGGAACCTGCCATATCCAGGGTTtgctgttcctctttctcctagGAGCTTCCTCCTTGGCCTGTACGTATCAGGGAC TGTATTGTCACAAGGGTGTATCCATAAATATAGAAGAGGATCCAACCAATGCATTTAACTGGACCACAGAGAAATTTGAAACTTGTAACAATGGAACAGTTTGCCAGGAAACCGTGCTAATGATTAAAGCAG AGAACAAGACAGCTGTTTTGGCCACTAAGGGCTGTGAATCCGGAGGGATGGAGATAATAACGTTTGTCCAACTCACTCCGCCCCCTGGCCTGGTTGCCATCTCCTACAGTAACTACTGTGAGGATCCCTTGtgtaacaacaaagaaaacatgtCTCAGTTTTGGAATCTAGGAGAGACCTCAG TTTCCACTAGGTCAACAACCCTCCATTGCCCAACCTGCGTGGCTCTTGGAAACTGTTCCAGtgctccttctcttccctgtccCAGTGGTACAACTCGATGCTATGCAGGAGAACTTGAGATTACTGGAG GTGGCATTGAGTCATCTGTGGAAGTCAAAGGCTGTACAGCCATGACGGGCTGCAGGCTGACGGCCAGTATCTTAACAGTAGGACCCATGTTGGTGAAGGAAATCTGCCCGAATCAGCTTCTTACTCAGCCCAGAAAGGCTGAAAATGGAGCCACGTATCTTCCCATTTCAGTTTGGAGTTTACACCTGCTGCTGCCATTGCTGCTGGAATCGTTTGTCCATTTTTCCTGA